The genomic window ACCGATTCGGAATTGGGGAGGTCACTTTCCTGGATGGTACAGATCCTCAAAATATCAAAGCAAAAGTAGTTTTCATGCATGAAGGAGAGAAAAATCTGATTCTGAAATATGCTAAACTGACGAAAATATAACTGATAAATTTAACCTTACCAAAATAATTGATATGAAAAAAATATTGTTTTTACTGACTATGATGATGTGTTTTAGCGGATTTCTAAAAGCTCAGACGCAATCTGTTCCATGGTCGGCGAATCAAGTGATGGCTCCTGATGTTTTAGCCGCTAAAATTGTTAAAAAGCAAACTAAAAATATTCTGATCCTTTCTGTAGGTCCTTCTGCAGTGGTAAAAGGGTCGTTAGATATGGGTGTGGCCAATGATCCTGAAAACCTTGAAAAACTGAAAAGTTATGTGGCGAAACTGGATAAAAATAAAGAACTAGTGATCTATTGCGGTTGCTGTCCGTACGACAAGTGTCCGAATATTCGCCCGGCATTTAATGCACTGGTGGAAATGGGTTTTAAAAATGTGAAAATTTTGGATCTTCCCAAAAATGTAAAAACCAATTGGATTGATCATAATTACCCTACCAATGACTAATATTTTGAAAAAACTGTTATTATCAAATATTCTGTTCTTTTGTTTCGGATTCATTACCGCACAACATTTGAAACTGAATGATGAAGCTCCTGAAATTCATTTAAAAACCTTTCAGGGAGATGATTTTATGCTGAGTTCTCAGAAAGGAAAAGTTATTTTGCTTGATTTTTGGGCAACCTGGTGTGCTCCGTGTGTTGAGGAACAGCCTTTTTTAAAGGAAATTTATACCGAAAACGAAAAAGCGGTAAAAGCAGGAAAGTTTGAAATTGTAGGCGTTTCTTTAGATAAGTCTAAAGAAAACTGGAAGAAAATTATGGATAGAGAAGGTATTATCTGGTCGCAGATCAGTGATCTTCAGTTTTGGAAAAGTCCGGTTGCCAAAATATACGGAATTGAGGAATTACCATACAATCTGGTGTTGGATAAATCAGGGAAAATCATTGCCATTAATATTCATGGGGAAGAGCTGAAAACTTTTATAGCCAATACACTGAAAAAAGAATTGGAGTAGTTCCCAATAATAAAAATATTGTATACATAAAACTTTGTAAGTCATTCTTGCAAAGTTTTTTATTAGTCTTTAAGTGAACAAAATTATTTTGTTATATGTTTTATAATAATGCAGTCTGTGATATCTATATAGGAAAAAGTGCAGGCAC from Chryseobacterium camelliae includes these protein-coding regions:
- a CDS encoding TlpA family protein disulfide reductase, with product MKKLLLSNILFFCFGFITAQHLKLNDEAPEIHLKTFQGDDFMLSSQKGKVILLDFWATWCAPCVEEQPFLKEIYTENEKAVKAGKFEIVGVSLDKSKENWKKIMDREGIIWSQISDLQFWKSPVAKIYGIEELPYNLVLDKSGKIIAINIHGEELKTFIANTLKKELE
- a CDS encoding rhodanese-like domain-containing protein, whose translation is MKKILFLLTMMMCFSGFLKAQTQSVPWSANQVMAPDVLAAKIVKKQTKNILILSVGPSAVVKGSLDMGVANDPENLEKLKSYVAKLDKNKELVIYCGCCPYDKCPNIRPAFNALVEMGFKNVKILDLPKNVKTNWIDHNYPTND